The following are from one region of the Stanieria cyanosphaera PCC 7437 genome:
- a CDS encoding ATP-binding protein, whose amino-acid sequence MLSKQVVEPIRINARTTDVFDIFNIKQYVGANPYLNKAALVFDFAFTESAQPLPIENYLTVIGDRYPRLKEIEYQSYAELFASTVAEVNKLEMDLHLKSWSVKPIEEINRIAIESLHHRTTKEVVYCVWDWFEFITQGEEFELSQQITILQQLFRNSVYGGPTVYALLRTANEKNIPTFYLWDEGLMQYGYGKQQVRGIATTFDVDSHLDSDFTTQKDDCKKFLQELGFPVPRGDVVFSLAEAQEVAEEIGYPVAVKPVAGHKGIGVTADVQNEIELEAAYNRAVAGIPREEKICIIVENSIAGHDYRLLCVNGRFVAATERKPAYVVGDGYSTIAELIEKENYSPNRSDTPTSPMGKIKTDEAMHLYLEEQGLDLDRVIERDRTVYLRKVANLSSGGFSLDATNRVHPDNIILAQDIAQHFRLTCLGIDIITNDVARSWKETSFGIIEINAAPGVYMHLKPAIGEPVDVTARILETFFETEKNARIPIITFNRVSIRQLQKLCDRILMSHPDWTIGAVCREGILINRSEKILNRHYNTNVLNLLRNPKLDLLIAEYDEDALEAEGMFYHGSNLVVLEDPSETEMILGRDVFSDSTVVIKQGREITIKRKGLLEQYELEAEELIEQVYLKEIGTIS is encoded by the coding sequence ATGTTATCTAAACAAGTTGTCGAACCAATTCGTATCAACGCCAGAACCACAGATGTCTTTGATATTTTTAATATTAAACAATATGTAGGTGCAAACCCTTATTTAAATAAAGCAGCTTTAGTTTTTGACTTCGCATTTACAGAATCTGCCCAACCACTACCAATAGAAAATTATTTGACTGTTATTGGCGATCGCTATCCCCGCCTTAAAGAAATTGAATATCAATCTTATGCAGAGTTATTTGCTTCTACTGTAGCTGAAGTCAATAAATTGGAAATGGATTTACACCTAAAAAGTTGGAGTGTTAAACCCATAGAAGAAATTAATAGAATTGCGATCGAGTCTCTTCATCACCGAACAACTAAAGAAGTCGTTTATTGTGTTTGGGATTGGTTTGAGTTTATTACCCAAGGCGAAGAATTTGAGTTATCGCAACAGATTACCATCTTACAACAATTATTTCGTAACTCGGTTTACGGTGGCCCTACAGTCTATGCACTTCTACGTACAGCAAATGAAAAAAACATTCCCACTTTTTATCTTTGGGATGAAGGTTTAATGCAATATGGCTACGGGAAACAACAGGTACGTGGAATTGCTACTACCTTTGACGTTGATAGTCATTTAGATTCTGATTTTACTACCCAAAAAGATGATTGTAAAAAATTTCTGCAAGAATTAGGTTTTCCCGTTCCTAGAGGAGATGTAGTCTTTTCTTTAGCAGAAGCACAGGAAGTAGCAGAAGAAATTGGTTATCCTGTGGCGGTTAAACCCGTTGCCGGTCATAAAGGTATTGGTGTTACAGCCGACGTACAGAATGAAATAGAATTAGAAGCAGCTTATAATCGCGCTGTAGCAGGTATTCCCCGAGAAGAAAAAATTTGTATTATTGTCGAAAATAGTATTGCAGGACATGATTATCGTTTACTTTGCGTCAATGGTAGATTTGTAGCAGCTACCGAACGAAAACCAGCTTATGTAGTTGGAGATGGTTATTCAACTATTGCCGAACTGATTGAAAAAGAAAATTATTCGCCTAATCGTAGTGATACTCCTACTTCCCCGATGGGTAAAATCAAAACCGATGAAGCGATGCATCTTTATTTAGAAGAACAAGGATTAGATTTAGATAGGGTAATTGAACGCGATCGCACTGTATATTTACGCAAAGTCGCCAATCTTTCTTCGGGAGGATTTAGCCTCGATGCAACTAACAGAGTTCATCCTGATAATATTATTTTGGCGCAGGATATTGCTCAACATTTTCGTCTCACCTGTTTGGGAATTGATATTATTACTAACGATGTTGCTCGTTCATGGAAAGAAACTAGTTTTGGCATCATTGAAATTAATGCTGCACCAGGGGTTTATATGCACCTCAAACCAGCCATTGGTGAACCAGTCGATGTGACTGCCCGTATTCTTGAAACCTTTTTTGAAACAGAAAAAAATGCCCGCATTCCGATTATTACCTTTAATCGCGTCTCAATTCGTCAACTCCAAAAATTATGCGATCGCATTTTAATGTCTCATCCTGATTGGACAATTGGCGCAGTTTGTCGTGAGGGCATCTTAATTAATCGTTCCGAAAAAATCCTCAATCGTCATTACAACACCAATGTTCTTAATCTGCTACGCAACCCCAAACTAGACTTACTAATTGCTGAATATGATGAAGACGCATTGGAAGCAGAAGGAATGTTTTATCACGGTAGTAATTTAGTAGTATTGGAAGATCCTAGTGAAACAGAAATGATCCTAGGACGAGATGTTTTTTCAGATTCTACGGTAGTAATTAAACAAGGCAGAGAAATTACCATCAAACGGAAAGGGTTACTAGAACAATATGAATTAGAAGCAGAAGAACTAATCGAACAAGTTTATTTAAAAGAAATTGGCACTATTTCCTAG
- a CDS encoding type II toxin-antitoxin system Phd/YefM family antitoxin: protein MIELHPEFITKNGKKEFAVLPYDEFLKLQEILEDLEDLRDLRLAEDEDRDSPDYSLEEVKVMLDIS from the coding sequence ATGATTGAATTACATCCCGAATTTATAACTAAAAATGGTAAAAAAGAATTTGCTGTACTTCCCTATGATGAATTTTTGAAGTTACAAGAAATCCTAGAAGATTTAGAAGATTTAAGAGACTTAAGATTAGCTGAAGACGAAGACAGAGACAGTCCTGATTATTCCTTAGAAGAAGTAAAAGTAATGTTGGACATCTCTTAA
- the ndhD1 gene encoding photosynthetic/respiratory NAD(P)H-quinone oxidoreductase subunit D1, whose amino-acid sequence MANFPWLTTIILFPIVASFAIPFIPDKDGKTVRWYALIIGLIDFAVITYAFYTGYDLSNPNLQLVESYSWIPQLDLKWSLGADGLSMPLILLTGFITTLAIMAAWPVTFKPKLFYFLMLAMYGGQIAVFAVQDMLLFFLAWELELVPVYLILSIWGGKKRLYAATKFILYTAGGSLFILVAGLTMAFYGDTVTFDMSAIAAKDYALNLQLFLYAGFLIAYGVKLPIFPLHTWLPDAHGEATAPAHMLLAGILLKMGGYALLRMNAGMLPDAHAIFAPVLVILGVVNIIYAALTSFAQRNLKRKIAYSSISHMGFVLIGIASFTDLGVSGAMLQMISHGLIGASLFFMVGATYDRTHTLMLDEMGGVGQKMKKIFAMWTTCSLASLALPGMSGFVAELMVFVGFATSDAYNSTFKVIIVFLAAVGVILTPIYLLSMLREMLYGPENKELVSHTKLIDAEPREVFIIACLLVPIIGIGLYPKIVTQIYDSTTHQLTALLRNSVPSLVKEASISPTNQYSMMSLSAPTIEVASHR is encoded by the coding sequence ATGGCAAATTTTCCTTGGTTAACGACAATCATTCTTTTTCCTATCGTCGCCTCGTTTGCGATTCCTTTTATTCCTGATAAAGATGGCAAAACTGTACGATGGTATGCCCTAATTATCGGGTTAATTGATTTTGCTGTAATTACCTACGCCTTTTACACTGGTTATGACTTGAGTAACCCCAATTTACAACTAGTAGAAAGTTACTCTTGGATACCACAATTAGATTTAAAGTGGTCACTCGGGGCAGATGGGTTGTCTATGCCTCTGATTCTTCTGACTGGCTTTATTACCACTTTGGCTATTATGGCAGCTTGGCCAGTAACTTTTAAACCGAAATTATTTTATTTTTTGATGCTGGCAATGTATGGCGGACAAATAGCCGTGTTTGCCGTACAAGATATGTTGTTGTTTTTCCTCGCCTGGGAATTAGAACTAGTTCCGGTTTATCTAATTCTCTCCATTTGGGGTGGGAAAAAACGTCTTTACGCTGCGACCAAATTTATCCTCTATACCGCAGGAGGTTCTCTATTTATTCTGGTTGCAGGTTTAACCATGGCATTTTATGGTGATACTGTCACCTTCGACATGAGTGCGATCGCAGCTAAGGATTATGCTCTTAATCTGCAATTATTCTTGTATGCTGGCTTTTTGATTGCCTATGGTGTCAAATTGCCTATTTTTCCTCTGCATACTTGGTTACCTGATGCCCACGGTGAAGCAACTGCACCCGCTCATATGTTACTGGCTGGTATCTTGTTAAAGATGGGTGGTTATGCCTTGCTACGGATGAATGCTGGAATGCTACCCGATGCCCATGCCATTTTTGCCCCTGTGTTAGTCATTTTGGGTGTAGTTAATATCATTTATGCAGCCTTAACTTCCTTTGCCCAAAGAAATTTGAAACGCAAGATTGCTTATTCTTCGATTTCCCACATGGGTTTTGTTTTAATTGGGATCGCCTCTTTTACCGATTTGGGTGTCAGTGGGGCAATGCTACAAATGATTTCTCACGGTTTGATTGGGGCAAGCTTATTCTTTATGGTAGGAGCTACTTATGACCGTACCCATACCCTGATGCTAGATGAAATGGGTGGTGTCGGACAGAAGATGAAAAAAATCTTTGCCATGTGGACTACTTGTTCTTTAGCTTCTCTAGCATTACCTGGAATGAGTGGTTTTGTTGCAGAATTGATGGTTTTTGTTGGTTTTGCTACCAGTGATGCTTACAATTCTACTTTCAAAGTAATTATTGTTTTCTTAGCAGCAGTAGGCGTAATCCTAACACCTATTTATCTCCTTTCCATGTTGCGAGAAATGCTTTACGGGCCAGAAAACAAAGAGTTAGTCTCCCATACCAAGTTAATTGATGCTGAACCTAGAGAAGTATTTATTATTGCTTGTCTGTTAGTACCCATTATTGGTATTGGTTTGTATCCCAAAATAGTCACTCAAATTTATGACTCTACTACTCATCAATTAACCGCATTACTGCGTAATTCTGTACCTAGCTTAGTAAAAGAAGCGTCTATTTCTCCAACTAATCAGTATTCAATGATGTCTTTATCTGCACCAACCATCGAGGTAGCTAGTCACAGATAA
- a CDS encoding RNA-guided endonuclease InsQ/TnpB family protein, producing MTERAYKFRFYPTLSQENLLRRTMGCVRLVYNKALAARTIAWYEKQTRIDYKQTSSLLTSWKKTEELDFLNEVSCVPLQQCLRHLQKAFSNFWGKRAKYPRFKKKRNGGSAEFTKSAFKYRDGKVWLAKCSEPLNIVWSRYLPQGCEPSTVTVKLEPSGRWFVSLLVDDYTVEVLPPTEQKIGLDVGVSSLLSTSDGDKIANPKHFNRLYQKLACAQKELSRKTKGSSNRERARLKVARIHAKIKDARTDFLHKLTTRLVRLYSLIAIEDLAVSNMVKNRKLARSLSDAAICQMFRQLEYKCEWYGRKLVKIDRFFPSSKRCHHCGFVMDKLPLNIRSWDCPSCKTTGIDRDINAGKNILAAGLAVIVCGADIRPDNHSVKGASAVLGVSPMSNSRRQLRKTAHSGRKQKPKS from the coding sequence ATGACTGAACGTGCCTACAAGTTTCGCTTTTACCCAACACTATCGCAAGAAAATCTCTTGCGACGGACAATGGGTTGTGTGCGTTTGGTCTACAACAAAGCTTTGGCTGCAAGAACAATCGCTTGGTATGAAAAACAAACAAGAATTGATTACAAACAAACTTCTAGTTTGTTGACCAGTTGGAAGAAAACCGAAGAACTTGATTTTCTCAATGAGGTTAGCTGCGTACCTTTGCAGCAATGCTTGAGGCATTTGCAAAAAGCCTTTTCTAACTTTTGGGGCAAAAGAGCTAAATATCCTCGTTTTAAGAAAAAACGTAATGGTGGTTCGGCAGAATTTACCAAGTCGGCTTTTAAGTACCGAGATGGTAAAGTTTGGCTGGCTAAGTGCAGCGAACCATTGAATATCGTTTGGTCGAGGTATCTTCCACAAGGATGCGAACCATCGACTGTTACTGTTAAACTCGAACCTTCTGGTAGATGGTTCGTTTCTTTGTTGGTTGATGATTATACCGTAGAAGTACTTCCACCAACTGAGCAAAAGATTGGATTGGATGTTGGTGTTTCTAGTCTGCTTAGTACCAGTGATGGTGACAAGATAGCTAATCCCAAGCATTTTAATCGGCTGTATCAGAAGCTTGCGTGCGCACAAAAGGAACTGAGTCGGAAAACCAAAGGCTCTAGTAACCGAGAGCGCGCGCGACTTAAAGTAGCCAGAATACACGCCAAAATTAAAGATGCTCGTACCGATTTTCTGCACAAATTGACTACTCGCTTGGTTCGCTTGTATAGCTTGATTGCTATTGAAGACTTGGCGGTGAGCAACATGGTTAAGAATCGCAAGCTGGCTCGTTCTCTTAGCGATGCTGCCATCTGTCAAATGTTTCGTCAACTTGAATATAAATGTGAGTGGTACGGGCGAAAATTGGTCAAGATTGACCGCTTTTTTCCTAGCTCTAAACGATGTCACCATTGCGGTTTTGTAATGGATAAGTTGCCTTTGAATATTCGCAGTTGGGATTGCCCTAGCTGTAAGACAACAGGCATTGATAGAGACATCAACGCTGGAAAAAATATACTCGCTGCGGGACTCGCAGTGATTGTCTGTGGAGCGGACATAAGACCCGATAACCATAGTGTTAAAGGAGCGAGTGCGGTCTTGGGGGTTTCCCCCATGAGCAACTCGCGTAGGCAGTTGCGAAAAACCGCGCACAGCGGAAGGAAACAGAAACCTAAGTCGTGA
- the acnB gene encoding bifunctional aconitate hydratase 2/2-methylisocitrate dehydratase: MLEAYRKHAAEREAMGIPPLPLNAEQTSQLCELLKNPPAAEKEELLSLLKDRVPPGVDEAAYVKAGFLTAVAKGEIKCPLISPQGAVDLLGTMVGGYNVQSLVSLLKSKDPSIAAEAASALSKTLLVFDAFNDVLELADNNPYAKQVIDSWANGEWFINRPKLPESITVTVFKVPGETNTDDLSPAPHATTRPDIPLHALAMLESKMPDGLETIAKLKEKGHPVAYVGDVVGTGSSRKSAINSVLWHIGHDIPCIPNKKAGGYILGGKIAPIFFNTAEDSGALPIECDVSQMNTGDVITIYPYKGEITNENGDVISTFTLKPDTILDEVRAGGRIPLLIGRALTDKTRHALSLEPSTLFVRPSMPKDTGKGFTLAQKMVGKACGLPGVRPGTSCEPHMTTVGSQDTTGPMTRDELKELACLGFSADLTLQTFCHTAAYPKPVDIKTHKELPDFFSTRGGVALRPGDGIIHSWLNRMLLPDTVGTGGDSHTRFPLGISFPAGSGLVAFAAALGVMPLDMPESVLVRFTGELQPGVTLRDIVNAIPWVAMQQGKLTVAKENKINVFNGRVMEMEGLPDLKVEQAFELTDATAERSCSGSTIKLSEETVAEYLRSNIALLKNMVARGYQDARTLMRRVAKMEQWLANPQLMSADADAEYADIIEVNLNEIKEPIVAAPNDPDNVKLMSECAGDKVDEVFIGSCMTNIGHYRAAAKILEGAGTVKVRLWICPPTRMDEKQLREEGVYGIFAAAGARTEMPGCSLCMGNQARVEDNATVFSTSTRNFNNRMGKGARVYLGSAELAAVCALLGKIPTVEEYMAIVKEKVNPFASDLYRYLNFDQITGFEDEGRVIPLEEMPKIEDILGMPV; this comes from the coding sequence ATGTTAGAAGCATATCGCAAACACGCAGCAGAAAGAGAAGCAATGGGGATACCGCCTCTTCCCCTTAATGCCGAACAAACCTCTCAACTATGCGAACTATTAAAAAATCCGCCAGCAGCAGAAAAAGAAGAACTATTATCATTATTAAAAGATAGAGTTCCTCCTGGTGTAGATGAAGCTGCTTATGTAAAAGCTGGTTTCTTAACTGCCGTTGCCAAGGGTGAAATTAAATGTCCTCTTATTTCTCCTCAAGGTGCAGTAGATTTATTAGGCACGATGGTAGGAGGTTATAACGTTCAATCTCTAGTAAGTTTACTCAAATCTAAAGATCCTAGTATTGCTGCTGAAGCTGCTAGTGCGTTAAGTAAAACCCTATTAGTCTTTGATGCTTTTAATGATGTTTTAGAATTAGCAGATAATAATCCCTATGCTAAACAAGTAATTGATTCTTGGGCAAATGGTGAATGGTTTATTAATCGTCCTAAATTACCTGAAAGTATTACCGTAACAGTTTTTAAAGTACCAGGAGAAACCAATACTGATGACTTATCACCTGCCCCTCATGCTACCACTCGCCCTGACATTCCTCTCCATGCCTTGGCAATGTTGGAGTCAAAAATGCCTGATGGTTTAGAAACTATTGCCAAATTGAAAGAAAAAGGACATCCTGTAGCTTATGTTGGGGATGTAGTGGGAACAGGTTCTTCTCGTAAATCGGCAATTAACTCTGTTTTATGGCATATTGGTCATGATATTCCCTGTATTCCCAATAAAAAAGCTGGTGGCTATATCTTAGGTGGTAAGATTGCCCCAATCTTTTTTAATACTGCCGAAGACTCTGGGGCATTACCAATCGAATGTGATGTTTCCCAGATGAATACAGGAGATGTTATTACGATTTACCCTTACAAAGGAGAAATTACTAACGAAAACGGCGATGTTATTTCAACCTTCACTCTCAAACCCGACACTATTTTAGATGAAGTTCGTGCAGGGGGACGCATTCCCCTATTAATTGGTAGGGCATTAACTGATAAAACTCGCCATGCCTTAAGTTTAGAACCTTCTACCTTATTTGTTCGTCCCTCAATGCCCAAAGATACAGGAAAAGGTTTTACTCTCGCCCAGAAAATGGTAGGCAAAGCTTGTGGTTTACCTGGAGTTCGCCCTGGTACTTCCTGCGAACCCCATATGACTACTGTTGGTTCTCAAGATACCACAGGACCAATGACCAGAGATGAATTAAAAGAATTAGCTTGTCTTGGTTTTAGTGCAGATTTAACCTTACAAACTTTCTGTCATACGGCAGCTTATCCCAAACCAGTAGACATCAAAACCCATAAAGAATTACCTGATTTTTTCTCTACTCGTGGTGGGGTTGCCTTACGTCCTGGGGATGGTATCATTCACTCTTGGTTAAATCGAATGTTGTTACCCGATACCGTCGGTACTGGTGGTGACTCCCATACTCGTTTTCCCCTTGGTATTTCCTTCCCTGCTGGTTCTGGTTTAGTCGCGTTTGCAGCAGCTTTGGGAGTAATGCCTCTCGATATGCCTGAATCTGTGTTAGTTCGTTTCACAGGAGAATTACAACCAGGAGTTACTTTACGGGATATTGTTAATGCTATTCCTTGGGTAGCGATGCAACAAGGTAAACTTACCGTTGCCAAAGAAAACAAAATCAATGTTTTCAACGGGCGCGTCATGGAGATGGAAGGTTTACCAGATTTAAAAGTAGAACAAGCTTTTGAACTTACTGACGCTACTGCGGAACGTTCTTGTTCTGGAAGTACGATTAAACTGAGTGAGGAAACTGTAGCAGAATATCTGCGTTCTAATATTGCCCTGTTAAAAAACATGGTAGCAAGAGGCTATCAAGATGCCCGTACCCTGATGCGTCGTGTTGCCAAAATGGAACAATGGTTAGCTAACCCTCAGTTAATGTCTGCCGATGCCGATGCCGAATATGCAGATATTATCGAAGTTAACCTCAACGAAATTAAAGAACCTATCGTTGCTGCACCCAATGACCCCGATAACGTTAAGTTAATGTCAGAATGTGCAGGAGATAAGGTAGACGAAGTGTTCATCGGTTCTTGTATGACCAATATTGGACATTATCGCGCTGCTGCAAAAATCTTAGAAGGTGCAGGTACGGTTAAAGTTCGCCTGTGGATTTGCCCCCCTACTCGTATGGATGAAAAACAACTGCGAGAAGAAGGAGTTTATGGTATCTTTGCTGCTGCTGGCGCACGTACCGAAATGCCTGGATGTTCCTTATGTATGGGTAATCAAGCGCGTGTAGAAGATAATGCGACAGTCTTCTCTACTTCTACTCGTAACTTCAACAACCGTATGGGTAAAGGTGCAAGAGTTTACTTAGGTTCGGCAGAATTAGCTGCTGTGTGTGCCTTGTTGGGTAAAATTCCGACAGTGGAAGAATATATGGCAATTGTGAAAGAAAAAGTCAATCCTTTTGCTAGCGATTTGTATCGTTACCTTAATTTCGACCAAATTACAGGTTTTGAAGATGAAGGTAGGGTAATTCCTTTAGAAGAAATGCCTAAGATTGAGGATATTTTAGGAATGCCTGTTTAA
- a CDS encoding LA_3751/LA_3752 family putative glycosyltransferase, translated as MKIKYISFSLVIIVVGIVFSLFLQGQVADGVYFSGDGGLKALLAQQLAEGKFRFDLIPPQEAWIQNLWRDGLYPYEEPFVYDVDNKYYITFPYTFPLVTAPFYALFAYRGLYLIPLISTWIIWLNFDWVCRQCKLNDLITSLGLFALIFSSFLTIYSAMYWEHTLAVALCFAGMSIFLLKSYLQGISVKNALISGCLIGLAVWFRPEFICVVGLLTGLVILATITVLFKEINYLSRNKIFFLGSMFLTVGTFFITNKLIYNHALGIHGIQVVEKVALQDKLLGAWQNFQGISLALFDYLPLIYLPLLYLAIYLLQKCRNNSYIRVIIISVTVILLITITVSLLITGQVGTIKNLTKSLLPQLSLGLISIYILKDIEIKFNLYLAIAYLFCLGLIIGVALLVPVGTAGLIAGGKQWGPRFLMILVPMITLITAIALNNFLNYSQSLTKYYIFALLGILIIWGMHQNVYQASLALQKNNQATAPAVEFLQEDNHNFIAISHQFVGQALEPAIPSNKIFFRVDNQNNLIKLSKALATQQQREFLYICYPNRACDLPKLNHEDLSFNQESNQYNLQFVALGKFGKYPIYQVEIEQ; from the coding sequence ATGAAAATTAAGTATATTTCTTTTTCTTTAGTAATTATTGTAGTTGGTATTGTATTTTCTTTGTTTTTACAAGGACAAGTTGCTGATGGGGTTTATTTTAGTGGTGATGGTGGTTTAAAAGCTTTACTTGCACAACAGTTAGCTGAAGGAAAATTTCGATTCGATTTAATTCCTCCCCAAGAAGCTTGGATACAGAATCTTTGGCGTGATGGTTTGTATCCTTATGAAGAACCTTTTGTTTATGATGTTGATAATAAATACTATATTACTTTTCCCTACACTTTCCCTTTAGTAACCGCTCCTTTTTATGCTTTATTTGCTTATCGAGGTTTGTATTTAATTCCTTTAATATCAACTTGGATCATTTGGCTTAATTTTGATTGGGTTTGTCGTCAATGTAAGTTAAATGATTTGATTACTTCTTTGGGATTATTTGCTTTAATTTTTTCTAGTTTTTTAACAATTTATAGTGCTATGTATTGGGAGCATACTTTAGCCGTTGCTCTTTGTTTTGCTGGCATGAGTATTTTTTTGCTTAAGAGTTATCTTCAAGGCATTTCTGTCAAAAATGCTTTGATTAGTGGATGTTTAATTGGTTTGGCTGTTTGGTTTCGACCAGAATTTATTTGTGTGGTTGGCTTGTTAACTGGTTTGGTTATTTTAGCTACTATTACTGTTTTATTTAAAGAAATTAATTATTTAAGTAGAAATAAAATCTTTTTCCTTGGTAGTATGTTCCTGACGGTAGGAACTTTTTTTATTACTAATAAGTTAATTTACAATCATGCTCTTGGTATTCATGGAATTCAAGTAGTAGAAAAAGTCGCTTTACAAGACAAGTTATTGGGAGCATGGCAAAATTTTCAAGGAATAAGCTTGGCTCTATTTGATTATTTACCGCTCATTTATTTACCTTTGCTTTACTTAGCAATTTATTTATTACAAAAATGTCGTAATAATAGTTATATAAGAGTAATAATAATTAGTGTAACTGTTATTTTATTAATAACTATAACTGTCTCTTTATTGATTACGGGTCAAGTAGGGACAATTAAAAATCTTACTAAAAGTTTATTGCCTCAACTGAGTTTAGGTCTAATTAGTATATATATTTTAAAAGATATCGAAATCAAATTTAATCTTTACTTAGCAATTGCTTATTTATTCTGTTTAGGATTGATCATTGGTGTAGCTCTCCTTGTTCCTGTTGGTACTGCTGGTTTAATTGCAGGAGGGAAACAATGGGGACCAAGATTTTTAATGATTTTAGTACCAATGATTACTTTAATAACTGCGATCGCTTTAAACAATTTCCTCAATTATAGTCAAAGTTTAACCAAATATTACATCTTTGCTTTACTAGGAATTTTAATAATATGGGGAATGCATCAAAATGTTTATCAAGCTAGTTTAGCTTTACAAAAAAATAATCAAGCGACAGCACCAGCCGTTGAATTTTTACAAGAAGATAATCACAATTTTATAGCTATTTCTCATCAATTTGTTGGACAAGCTTTAGAACCTGCTATTCCGAGTAATAAAATATTTTTTAGAGTTGATAATCAAAACAATTTAATTAAATTAAGTAAAGCTTTAGCGACACAACAACAGCGAGAATTTCTCTATATTTGTTATCCAAATCGAGCTTGTGATTTACCTAAATTAAATCATGAAGATTTATCTTTTAATCAGGAAAGTAATCAATACAATCTTCAATTTGTTGCTTTAGGGAAATTTGGAAAATATCCTATTTATCAAGTGGAAATTGAGCAATAA
- a CDS encoding GIY-YIG nuclease family protein: protein MLDANKKVLYIGQAKNIYQRWHKGHHKIAKIIALCGTNAYIEWVEIPEWLLNRAENAAICFYQPTLNTKTPPVV from the coding sequence GTGTTAGATGCTAACAAAAAGGTTTTGTATATTGGACAGGCAAAGAATATTTATCAACGCTGGCACAAAGGACATCACAAAATTGCTAAAATTATTGCGCTCTGTGGGACAAATGCTTATATTGAATGGGTTGAAATTCCAGAATGGTTATTAAATCGTGCTGAAAATGCAGCAATTTGTTTCTATCAACCGACTCTTAATACTAAAACTCCCCCTGTTGTTTAA
- a CDS encoding type II toxin-antitoxin system RelE family toxin translates to MKYQLKFKRQAIKDLQGLSSDVKERILATILAMQDDLQGDIKKLTNFTPEYRLRVGTYRVLFKIDGETLRIYRIKHRKDAYK, encoded by the coding sequence GTGAAATATCAACTCAAATTTAAACGCCAAGCTATCAAAGATTTACAAGGGTTGTCTTCTGATGTTAAAGAAAGAATATTAGCCACTATTTTGGCTATGCAAGATGATTTACAAGGGGATATCAAAAAACTCACCAACTTTACTCCAGAATATAGATTAAGAGTTGGAACATATCGAGTTTTATTTAAAATTGATGGCGAAACTTTGAGAATTTATCGAATAAAACATAGAAAAGACGCTTACAAATAA